The Deltaproteobacteria bacterium genome includes a window with the following:
- the ligA gene encoding NAD-dependent DNA ligase LigA has translation MKMHRDEAEKKIASLRRDIAYHNQRYHQFDDPEIADAEFDGLMVELLALEQQFPDIDAALSPTRMVGSAPLDAFSQIRHLSPMLSLNNAFSEAEVTAFDLRVREKLQREEIEYTAEPKFDGLAISLLYAKGLLVRAATRGDGYTGEDVTPNIRKISSIPERLAADAGDQTLEIRGEVIMFKEDFADLNRRQREKGEKEFANPRNAAAGSLRQLDAEITAQRRLSFFAYGLSAGASGEENRRLVAIKSHSEIMAAMAAWSIPVSKERQVVKGAAGLLAYYTYLESIRPALPFDIDGVVYKVDLLEYQERLGFVSRAPRFAIAHKFAAEEATTEIYDIQVQVGRTGALTPVARLRPVFVGGVTVSNATLHNEDEIFNKDVRIGDTVIVRRAGDVIPEVVRVVIDKRPATAVPFVMPAKCPVCGSDVVRLENESARRCIGIACPAQIKEHIKHFVSRGTMDIEGLGDKLVQQLLENELIIDPADIYTLTREKLLTLERMGDKSADNLISAIKRSQTPTLEKFIFALGIRHTGEHIAKVLAERFGNISELIAATEEVLLGIRDIGPEVAASIIKFFQEPANLNVLAKLHEAGVRAQEAVALQKAPLAGKSFVFTGTMSRMSRQEAKKIVQSQGGLVTASLTKTTDYLVAGESPGSKFDKARQAGVNIIDEENFAKLIGAE, from the coding sequence ATGAAGATGCACAGGGATGAAGCTGAAAAGAAAATTGCCTCTTTGCGCAGAGACATTGCTTATCACAATCAGAGGTACCACCAGTTTGACGACCCGGAAATAGCCGATGCCGAGTTTGATGGCCTTATGGTGGAGCTGCTGGCACTGGAACAACAATTTCCCGACATAGATGCTGCTCTTTCCCCTACCCGGATGGTCGGGAGCGCGCCTTTGGACGCCTTTTCCCAGATCAGGCACTTGAGCCCCATGCTTTCGCTCAACAATGCCTTCTCGGAAGCGGAAGTAACGGCTTTTGATCTACGAGTGCGGGAAAAATTGCAGCGGGAGGAAATCGAATATACCGCCGAACCGAAATTCGATGGTCTGGCCATTAGTCTTTTATACGCCAAGGGCCTGCTGGTGCGGGCAGCAACAAGAGGCGATGGCTACACGGGGGAAGATGTGACACCGAATATCCGTAAAATATCGTCTATTCCCGAGCGATTGGCAGCCGATGCCGGAGACCAGACGCTGGAGATTCGGGGCGAGGTAATCATGTTCAAGGAGGATTTTGCTGACCTCAACCGCCGGCAACGGGAAAAAGGCGAAAAGGAATTTGCCAATCCGCGCAATGCCGCGGCCGGGTCGCTCCGACAGCTTGACGCCGAAATCACGGCCCAAAGGAGATTGAGCTTTTTTGCCTATGGCCTGTCTGCCGGAGCAAGCGGGGAAGAAAACCGGCGGCTGGTTGCCATTAAATCGCACAGTGAAATCATGGCGGCGATGGCGGCCTGGTCCATCCCTGTCAGTAAAGAACGCCAAGTTGTCAAAGGTGCGGCGGGCCTGCTTGCTTATTACACCTACCTGGAATCAATAAGGCCTGCCCTGCCCTTCGACATAGACGGCGTAGTTTATAAGGTTGATCTGCTTGAATATCAGGAACGCCTCGGTTTTGTATCCCGTGCGCCACGTTTTGCGATCGCCCATAAATTTGCCGCTGAAGAAGCAACCACCGAAATTTATGACATTCAAGTGCAAGTCGGTCGCACCGGGGCCTTGACTCCTGTCGCCCGTCTAAGACCGGTGTTTGTCGGGGGCGTGACCGTCAGCAACGCCACCTTGCATAATGAAGATGAAATATTCAACAAGGATGTCCGCATTGGCGATACGGTTATTGTTCGTCGGGCCGGTGATGTCATACCCGAAGTTGTCCGGGTAGTCATTGATAAACGACCTGCTACTGCCGTGCCTTTTGTCATGCCCGCCAAATGTCCGGTTTGCGGTTCTGACGTGGTGAGATTGGAAAACGAGTCGGCGCGTCGTTGCATAGGCATCGCCTGTCCGGCCCAGATCAAGGAACACATCAAACACTTTGTGTCCCGGGGCACCATGGATATTGAGGGGCTGGGGGATAAGCTGGTGCAGCAACTGCTCGAAAATGAACTGATTATTGATCCCGCTGACATCTACACCTTAACAAGGGAAAAGTTACTGACCTTGGAAAGGATGGGGGATAAATCCGCCGACAATCTTATCTCGGCAATCAAGCGTTCCCAAACCCCGACCCTGGAAAAATTTATTTTCGCCCTCGGGATCAGGCATACAGGCGAACATATCGCAAAAGTTTTGGCAGAGAGATTCGGCAATATTTCCGAACTTATTGCAGCAACGGAAGAAGTGTTGCTGGGCATCCGCGACATCGGACCGGAAGTAGCAGCGAGTATTATCAAATTTTTCCAGGAACCGGCCAATCTCAACGTTCTTGCCAAGCTGCACGAGGCGGGTGTCAGAGCGCAAGAAGCTGTTGCGTTGCAGAAAGCACCCCTGGCTGGTAAATCATTCGTCTTCACGGGGACCATGAGCAGGATGTCCCGCCAGGAGGCCAAGAAAATCGTCCAGTCTCAGGGCGGGCTCGTTACGGCATCACTGACGAAGACTACCGACTATTTAGTTGCAGGGGAATCACCCGGCTCAAAATTCGATAAAGCCCGGCAGGCGGGTGTCAACATAATTGATGAGGAGAATTTCGCTAAACTTATCGGTGCGGAGTGA
- a CDS encoding pyridoxal phosphate-dependent aminotransferase: protein MAVSTKIQDMIASSSWIRKMFEEGDNLRKQFGAENVFDFSLGNPNIEPPDKFKEALIQAAAAVIPNKHGYMPNAGYPETRKSVAAYQSSIRGVPLAFNNIIMTCGAGGALNVILKALLNPNEEVIVPTPCFVEYRSYVDNAGGVTKFVKTQSDFSLDLSAIAAAITEKTKIVLINSPNNPTGKVYDGAAIKGLADVLRDKSRTLGEDIYLISDEPYTDIVYDGAEVPSVLAAYENSIIATSYSKSLSLPGERIGYLAINPALKGVAMVIDAAILCNRILGFVNAPALMQRVIVNLQGAQVAVAEYKRKRDLLCDGLAALGYKFVKPAGAFYLFPQSPIEDDALFVKALLQEKIICVPGSGFSGPGFFRISYCVEDRTIINSMEGFGKVMKQFS from the coding sequence ATGGCTGTTTCTACCAAGATTCAGGATATGATCGCTAGCTCATCATGGATTAGGAAAATGTTTGAGGAAGGCGATAATTTGAGAAAACAATTCGGTGCGGAAAATGTTTTTGATTTCAGCCTCGGCAATCCCAATATTGAACCGCCGGACAAATTCAAGGAGGCTCTCATCCAGGCTGCCGCCGCCGTTATCCCGAATAAACATGGCTATATGCCTAATGCCGGCTATCCCGAGACGAGAAAGTCTGTGGCCGCCTACCAGAGTTCCATCCGGGGAGTGCCACTTGCTTTCAACAACATTATCATGACCTGCGGGGCCGGCGGCGCTCTGAATGTCATCTTAAAGGCGCTCCTTAATCCCAACGAGGAGGTTATTGTTCCTACGCCCTGTTTTGTGGAATACCGTTCCTATGTGGATAACGCGGGCGGCGTGACTAAATTTGTCAAGACCCAAAGCGATTTTTCCCTTGATCTTTCGGCTATCGCCGCTGCCATTACAGAAAAAACAAAGATCGTGCTGATTAATTCGCCCAACAATCCCACCGGCAAGGTTTACGATGGCGCTGCTATCAAGGGTTTGGCCGACGTTCTGCGAGACAAGTCCCGTACTCTGGGCGAGGATATTTACCTCATCTCCGATGAGCCTTATACGGATATCGTCTACGACGGCGCCGAGGTTCCCAGTGTCCTGGCCGCCTACGAAAACAGTATTATTGCCACCTCTTATTCCAAAAGCCTTTCCCTGCCCGGAGAAAGAATCGGCTATCTGGCCATCAATCCGGCCCTGAAGGGCGTGGCGATGGTTATTGATGCCGCTATTCTTTGCAACCGAATTCTTGGTTTTGTGAACGCGCCGGCCTTGATGCAGCGCGTGATCGTCAACCTGCAGGGCGCCCAGGTGGCGGTGGCCGAATATAAACGCAAACGCGACCTGCTCTGCGATGGCTTGGCAGCCTTGGGCTACAAGTTCGTCAAACCCGCCGGAGCCTTTTACCTTTTCCCCCAGAGTCCCATAGAAGATGATGCCTTGTTTGTTAAAGCTTTACTTCAGGAAAAAATCATCTGTGTACCTGGCAGCGGCTTCAGCGGACCCGGCTTCTTCCGCATTTCCTACTGCGTGGAAGACCGGACAATAATAAATTCCATGGAGGGATTCGGGAAGGTTATGAAGCAGTTTTCGTGA
- a CDS encoding M20 family metallo-hydrolase: MIDARLFARLAARIDSYAETMIEMQYSLTAVPALGPENCGHGELEKSRLILSCLQKFGFPPVREINAPDPHVSSGIRPNLLVALPGKDQSQRVWILTHMDIVPPGELNLWSHDPYQGYVKDGKIFGRGVEDNQQDMVASIFAAKAFLDEGIVPEKSFGLAFVADEETSSLMGLDYVLTHADNPFLKSDLIVVPDSGNDEGSIIEVAEKSILWLQIKTAGKQCHASKPDLGKNAFLAASHLVVRLNDLHELLGAQDQLYEPPASTFQPTKKEANVPNVNTIPGSDVFYLDCRVLPVYPLTGVLSAIRAMADEIEQRFGVTIEITPVQQIQAPPPTPNDASVVTALQQAIRDVYEVEATPAGIGAGTVAAHFRQRGYPVAVWCRMTQTAHQPDESCLIVNMLGNAKVYAHLCLQY, encoded by the coding sequence ATGATTGACGCCCGCCTTTTTGCACGCTTGGCCGCAAGGATAGATTCCTACGCCGAGACCATGATAGAGATGCAGTATTCCCTGACTGCGGTTCCCGCTCTTGGACCAGAGAACTGCGGCCACGGCGAGCTGGAGAAATCGCGCCTGATCCTTTCCTGCCTCCAAAAGTTCGGTTTCCCACCGGTCCGGGAGATAAACGCCCCTGACCCGCATGTATCATCGGGTATCCGTCCGAACCTGCTCGTCGCCCTGCCGGGAAAAGACCAGAGCCAAAGGGTCTGGATATTGACGCACATGGACATCGTGCCGCCCGGTGAATTGAACCTCTGGAGTCATGACCCGTACCAGGGCTACGTTAAAGACGGCAAGATTTTTGGCCGGGGTGTGGAAGACAATCAGCAGGATATGGTGGCATCAATTTTTGCTGCCAAGGCTTTCTTAGACGAGGGTATCGTACCGGAGAAGAGTTTTGGGCTCGCCTTTGTCGCCGATGAAGAAACTTCCAGCCTCATGGGCCTGGATTATGTACTCACCCACGCTGACAACCCGTTTCTGAAATCCGACCTGATCGTGGTGCCCGATTCGGGTAATGATGAGGGAAGCATTATTGAAGTGGCGGAAAAAAGCATCCTCTGGCTGCAGATCAAGACCGCAGGCAAACAATGCCACGCCAGTAAACCAGACCTCGGGAAAAATGCCTTTCTGGCCGCCTCCCACTTGGTCGTGCGTCTGAACGATCTGCATGAGCTGTTAGGCGCCCAGGATCAGCTTTACGAACCGCCGGCCAGCACCTTCCAGCCGACAAAGAAGGAGGCCAACGTACCCAACGTCAACACCATACCGGGCAGCGACGTCTTTTATTTAGACTGCCGCGTGTTGCCGGTCTATCCATTGACAGGGGTCTTGTCGGCCATCCGCGCCATGGCGGATGAAATTGAACAGCGCTTTGGCGTCACGATTGAAATCACACCCGTGCAGCAGATCCAGGCGCCTCCTCCAACCCCCAACGATGCCTCCGTCGTGACGGCCCTGCAGCAAGCCATCCGCGATGTCTACGAGGTCGAGGCAACACCTGCCGGTATCGGGGCTGGAACCGTGGCTGCCCATTTTCGCCAACGCGGCTATCCCGTGGCTGTCTGGTGCCGGATGACCCAAACCGCCCACCAGCCCGACGAATCCTGCCTCATTGTTAACATGCTGGGAAACGCAAAGGTGTACGCCCACCTGTGCCTGCAATATTGA
- a CDS encoding acylphosphatase, with amino-acid sequence MKRWHFLITGKVQGVFFRAHMQRVAESLGFTGWVKNLPDGSVEAIVEGSEINLAALLDWCQEGPPCADVSQIEVTEEPYKGDYTDFSIRH; translated from the coding sequence ATGAAAAGATGGCATTTTTTGATTACTGGCAAGGTTCAGGGCGTTTTTTTTCGTGCCCACATGCAGCGGGTAGCCGAGTCGCTGGGCTTTACCGGCTGGGTTAAAAACCTTCCCGATGGCAGTGTCGAAGCCATTGTGGAAGGTTCCGAAATCAACCTGGCCGCCCTGCTGGACTGGTGCCAGGAAGGGCCGCCCTGCGCCGATGTCAGCCAGATTGAAGTGACAGAAGAACCATACAAAGGCGATTACACGGACTTCAGCATCCGTCATTAG
- a CDS encoding radical SAM protein, whose amino-acid sequence MNKTILLINPWIHDFAAFDYWIKPLGLLYIGSFLRNNGYHVELIDCLDPWNPQMRKELSPRAPRRFADGQGKYFRETITKPAALKSIPKKYHRYGLAPHILRAMLLNLPQPQMIMITSMMTYWYPGVFETISIVKEIMPGVPVVMGGNYATLCPQHAARSGADFVLSGNGEAAIAALMKAEFNVDLPFPADPGNLDSSPYPAYDLVHHPDQLPIMTSRGCPFTCTYCASGILNPSFLRRDPDQVFAELEFWHQSLHVQNFSLYDDAFLVQPLEMAIPLLEEIIKHHLPWQFHCPNGLHIREVNDEIAMLMFKAGFKTIRFGFETADIARQQETGGKVTNSELQQAVQCLVKAGYRQDEIGIYLLCGLPQQTATEVRESILFVKSCGAKPILAEYSPIPGTALWDEAVQVSPFNIEAEPLYHNNTLLPCQGDNFTDEMYQSLKSLTRLPT is encoded by the coding sequence ATGAATAAAACAATCCTGCTCATCAACCCCTGGATACATGACTTTGCCGCCTTTGACTATTGGATTAAGCCATTAGGGCTGCTTTATATCGGCTCTTTTTTACGCAATAACGGTTATCACGTCGAGTTAATTGATTGCCTGGATCCCTGGAATCCGCAGATGAGAAAGGAGCTCTCGCCTCGCGCTCCCCGTCGTTTTGCGGACGGCCAGGGCAAGTATTTCAGAGAGACGATTACCAAACCGGCGGCCTTAAAAAGTATCCCGAAAAAATATCACCGCTATGGCCTGGCGCCGCACATTTTGCGCGCCATGCTGCTGAATTTGCCCCAGCCTCAGATGATTATGATCACCTCGATGATGACCTACTGGTACCCAGGGGTATTTGAGACTATCAGCATTGTAAAAGAAATCATGCCCGGAGTGCCGGTCGTTATGGGAGGCAATTACGCGACCCTTTGCCCGCAGCACGCTGCCCGGTCCGGGGCGGATTTTGTACTGTCGGGAAATGGGGAAGCAGCGATTGCCGCTCTGATGAAGGCAGAGTTCAATGTTGATTTGCCCTTCCCGGCCGATCCCGGCAATCTGGATTCCAGCCCCTACCCGGCGTACGATCTTGTCCACCACCCCGACCAGTTGCCCATAATGACCTCACGCGGGTGTCCTTTTACTTGTACCTATTGCGCCTCCGGGATTTTAAATCCTTCGTTTCTGCGGCGAGACCCCGACCAGGTTTTTGCGGAACTCGAGTTCTGGCATCAGTCCTTACATGTCCAAAATTTCTCTTTATACGATGACGCCTTTCTTGTCCAACCGCTGGAAATGGCCATCCCTTTACTTGAAGAAATTATTAAACATCACCTCCCCTGGCAGTTTCATTGCCCGAATGGCCTGCATATACGGGAAGTTAACGACGAAATCGCCATGTTGATGTTTAAGGCCGGATTTAAAACCATTCGTTTCGGCTTTGAAACGGCGGACATCGCACGGCAGCAAGAGACGGGCGGCAAGGTCACCAATAGCGAATTACAGCAGGCTGTCCAATGTTTGGTTAAGGCGGGCTACCGGCAAGACGAAATCGGCATCTATCTCCTCTGCGGTCTGCCTCAACAAACGGCAACAGAGGTGAGGGAAAGCATCTTATTTGTCAAATCATGCGGCGCAAAGCCCATTCTGGCGGAATATTCCCCCATCCCCGGCACGGCTCTGTGGGATGAGGCGGTGCAGGTTTCCCCCTTCAATATCGAGGCCGAACCCCTGTATCACAACAATACGCTTCTGCCTTGCCAAGGAGATAATTTTACTGATGAAATGTACCAATCGCTGAAATCATTGACGCGACTTCCCACTTGA
- a CDS encoding amidohydrolase family protein, with translation MAISGTLPLMGNKEAAVLMQVALGRVPADLAIVHARLANVYTCEILEDYAVTVKGKWIAYVGPAPEANIGAETVVIDAQGLTVIPGFIDGHIHLAPLFDAAEFSRYAIKGGTTTIIAETMEPFPVGGYEGVLDFLDAFQDQPLKVYATVAAMVSISRTCNGVPLATLKKLLKRDDVLGLGESYWQAVLQNPDQFLPLYEETLRCGKVVEGHSAGAGGRKLVAYVATGVSSCHEPITAEEVRERLRLGIYVMVREGSIRRELAAVARVKDMSVDLRRLILVTDGIDPKDLIEKGYMEYVVQKAINVGFAPLDAIRMATLNVAEHFSLDGLMGGIAPGKYADMLIIPDLQTIQPWYVISSGKIVAKNDELLVLPPKPVYSAASCHSIHLPAELRPEDFAILADRNLSQVKVRVIDQITDLVTAELQMEMPVMDGQIKADINQDIIKVAAIDRTNCPGRKFVGLLRGFKMRSGAFATSAAWDTSDIIVVGASEADMALAVNRIHALQGGTVVCAGGRILAEFPLPIFGLISPLPMDILAVQMDAITAAAQGLGIPFSNPFLTLVTLTGAAIPYLRICEEGLVNLKDGKTLGVIVP, from the coding sequence ATGGCCATATCAGGAACATTACCCCTCATGGGCAATAAAGAAGCCGCAGTATTAATGCAGGTGGCTCTTGGTCGCGTCCCGGCGGATCTCGCCATCGTCCACGCCCGGCTGGCAAATGTTTATACCTGCGAGATCCTGGAAGACTATGCCGTGACCGTAAAAGGAAAATGGATCGCCTACGTCGGCCCGGCGCCGGAAGCTAACATCGGAGCTGAGACCGTCGTCATTGATGCTCAAGGCTTGACGGTGATTCCCGGTTTTATTGATGGTCACATCCACCTGGCCCCCCTGTTTGACGCTGCGGAGTTTTCGCGCTATGCGATCAAAGGCGGTACGACGACGATCATCGCCGAGACGATGGAACCATTTCCCGTCGGCGGTTACGAAGGCGTACTGGATTTTCTCGATGCTTTCCAGGATCAGCCTCTGAAGGTATATGCCACCGTGGCGGCCATGGTTTCGATCAGCCGGACCTGTAACGGCGTGCCACTGGCAACACTCAAAAAGCTCCTTAAACGCGATGACGTCCTGGGTTTGGGCGAGTCCTATTGGCAGGCTGTTTTACAGAATCCGGACCAGTTTCTGCCCCTTTATGAGGAGACCCTGCGGTGCGGAAAGGTCGTAGAAGGTCATTCGGCCGGCGCGGGCGGCAGAAAATTGGTGGCCTATGTGGCGACGGGTGTTTCTTCCTGCCATGAGCCGATAACTGCCGAAGAAGTGCGGGAAAGATTGCGCTTGGGGATTTATGTAATGGTCAGGGAGGGGAGCATCAGGCGCGAGCTCGCAGCCGTGGCCCGCGTAAAAGATATGTCTGTTGATCTGCGCCGATTGATCCTGGTCACCGACGGTATTGATCCCAAGGATTTGATCGAGAAGGGTTATATGGAATATGTTGTTCAGAAGGCGATTAATGTCGGCTTCGCCCCCCTGGATGCGATCCGGATGGCAACACTGAATGTGGCCGAGCATTTCTCCCTTGATGGCCTCATGGGAGGCATTGCTCCCGGTAAGTACGCTGATATGTTGATTATACCCGATTTACAGACCATCCAGCCTTGGTACGTAATCAGCAGCGGTAAAATCGTAGCCAAAAATGACGAGCTGCTTGTTTTGCCGCCGAAGCCTGTCTATAGCGCGGCGAGTTGCCATAGTATCCATCTTCCTGCCGAACTCAGGCCGGAGGATTTTGCCATCCTGGCCGACCGTAATCTTTCCCAAGTCAAGGTTCGCGTGATTGATCAAATAACCGATCTGGTGACGGCGGAATTGCAAATGGAGATGCCGGTTATGGATGGCCAGATAAAGGCCGATATTAATCAGGATATCATCAAGGTGGCGGCCATTGACCGAACTAACTGTCCGGGCCGGAAATTTGTCGGATTGTTACGCGGATTTAAAATGCGCTCGGGCGCCTTTGCGACCAGTGCGGCCTGGGACACATCGGATATCATCGTGGTTGGCGCCAGTGAGGCGGACATGGCCCTCGCCGTCAACCGCATCCATGCCCTGCAAGGAGGAACAGTAGTTTGTGCCGGGGGAAGGATTCTGGCCGAGTTTCCCCTGCCCATTTTCGGTCTGATCTCCCCTTTGCCGATGGATATCCTTGCCGTACAGATGGACGCGATAACGGCAGCCGCTCAAGGGCTGGGCATCCCTTTCAGCAATCCTTTTTTAACTCTGGTTACCCTGACCGGGGCGGCGATCCCTTACCTTCGCATCTGCGAAGAGGGGCTGGTAAATCTGAAAGACGGGAAAACTCTGGGCGTGATCGTGCCCTGA
- a CDS encoding pitrilysin family protein, which produces MTNYRFLILCLIFFLAAATSAPAQSQSQYLHLTRPDSLTYPALQFKPPQAERLKLPNGMIIYILADHELPLVNIHAVMKAGAYFDPDGKEGLAELTGTLMRTGGTELMSGTEIDEELEALAIDINLAAQMENCTISFSSLKNNLDRGMEILSRIVRQPVFAEDKLLLARNLKMEELRRIGDDHQQFAFREFNRVLYRGNPRGRLPSLTSVKKITRDDLQQFHQRYYNPDNIMVAITGDITKPEALALLEKYFGNWPKKGTPAEILPPPNSLQAGLFYLAKDVPQSVVITGRFAPAKKSADFYPFTVLDFILGSGGFRSRIFQEIRTNLGLAYSAGSFYRPKGDYGVLGTYAMTKSSTTGKALSLLRSITARIKSESIGAGELAWAKKSLNNSFIFSFRSTEQIAKQQLMLEFDQLPQDYLLTYQDRITRVSSEEVARVAGRYLLPEETVTLVMGQEKDFDQPLTAFGRVETLVPHD; this is translated from the coding sequence ATGACAAATTATCGTTTCTTGATCCTATGTTTAATTTTCTTTCTTGCTGCGGCAACTTCAGCTCCGGCACAGTCTCAGTCCCAGTATCTGCATTTGACCCGTCCCGACAGCCTGACCTACCCGGCCTTGCAGTTTAAACCGCCTCAGGCGGAACGGTTAAAGCTACCCAACGGCATGATTATTTATATCCTTGCGGATCACGAACTGCCGCTCGTCAACATCCACGCCGTCATGAAGGCCGGGGCATATTTTGATCCGGACGGCAAAGAAGGTCTGGCCGAATTAACGGGCACGCTGATGCGCACCGGCGGTACGGAGCTGATGAGCGGCACGGAGATAGACGAGGAGCTGGAAGCGCTCGCGATTGATATCAATTTAGCGGCACAAATGGAGAACTGCACTATCAGTTTCTCCAGCCTGAAGAATAACCTGGACCGCGGCATGGAGATATTGTCCCGGATCGTGAGGCAACCTGTCTTTGCAGAAGATAAATTACTACTGGCCAGGAACTTGAAGATGGAAGAATTAAGGAGGATCGGCGACGATCACCAGCAGTTTGCCTTCCGGGAATTCAACCGCGTCCTGTATAGAGGCAATCCGCGCGGCAGGCTCCCCTCCCTGACGTCGGTGAAAAAAATCACGCGCGACGATCTGCAGCAATTCCACCAGCGTTATTATAACCCTGACAATATAATGGTCGCCATCACCGGAGACATTACCAAACCGGAGGCTCTTGCCCTGCTGGAAAAATATTTCGGCAACTGGCCAAAAAAGGGAACACCGGCAGAGATTCTACCGCCGCCCAATAGCTTGCAGGCAGGTCTCTTCTATCTCGCCAAGGATGTACCGCAATCGGTCGTGATCACCGGGAGATTTGCACCCGCGAAGAAAAGCGCCGATTTCTATCCCTTTACGGTGTTGGATTTCATCCTCGGAAGCGGTGGGTTTCGTTCCCGCATCTTTCAGGAAATCCGGACCAATCTGGGGCTTGCCTATAGCGCCGGCAGTTTTTACCGGCCCAAAGGTGATTATGGAGTTCTCGGAACTTATGCCATGACCAAGTCGTCCACCACGGGCAAAGCATTATCCCTCCTGAGATCCATTACGGCCAGGATAAAAAGCGAATCCATCGGCGCCGGGGAACTCGCCTGGGCAAAAAAATCCCTCAACAACAGCTTCATATTTTCTTTCCGTTCGACCGAACAGATAGCCAAACAGCAACTAATGCTGGAATTTGATCAACTGCCCCAGGATTACCTGCTTACCTATCAAGACAGGATCACCAGAGTGAGTAGTGAAGAAGTCGCCAGGGTGGCCGGCCGTTATCTTCTGCCGGAAGAAACTGTCACCCTGGTAATGGGCCAGGAAAAAGACTTTGACCAACCATTAACCGCTTTTGGCAGGGTGGAAACGTTGGTGCCCCATGATTGA
- the rpsA gene encoding 30S ribosomal protein S1: MDNQEQVGIVEEKSFAEFMAENPLEKEWLQPGQKVQARIVKLSPEWIFIDLGGKSEGYIDRKEYLDPEGNLTVKEGETVTVYFLSSRNSEKLFTCKIGRGDAAKAYLEDAWHSGIPIEGKISKETKGGLEVVIAGDVRAFCPFSQTGLPRSENVADYIGKTLPFKIMEYAEQGRNVIISHREILQEEKAKHKEGLKEVLKEGMIVTGKVMSLHNFGAFVDIGGIQGLLPLSEIGWDRAADINSLLAVGDELSLSILKLDWDADKISLSLKANLADPWTNIEKNFSKGACLTGRVSSLTNFGAFVSLSAGVEGLIHISKLAKGKRIKHANEILAKGQSVEVRIEAIDVEKKRISLTLAATDGEGAETPGTGENAEKVEDLLKYMGEAKSTSFGSLGDLLKSKYPPKSNPDKRDK, translated from the coding sequence ATGGATAATCAGGAACAGGTCGGAATTGTTGAGGAAAAGAGTTTTGCGGAATTTATGGCCGAAAATCCGCTTGAAAAAGAGTGGCTGCAGCCCGGACAAAAGGTGCAGGCCCGCATCGTCAAGCTCTCACCTGAATGGATCTTCATTGATCTGGGCGGCAAGAGTGAAGGCTATATAGACCGCAAGGAATACCTCGACCCCGAGGGCAATCTGACCGTAAAGGAAGGCGAAACAGTCACCGTTTACTTTCTTTCCTCCCGGAATAGTGAAAAACTTTTCACCTGCAAGATTGGCCGCGGCGATGCCGCCAAGGCATATCTGGAGGACGCCTGGCATAGCGGCATACCCATCGAAGGAAAGATCTCCAAAGAAACCAAGGGCGGATTGGAGGTCGTCATTGCGGGCGATGTCCGGGCCTTTTGTCCCTTCTCACAAACCGGGCTGCCCAGAAGTGAAAACGTTGCGGATTACATAGGAAAGACTTTACCCTTCAAGATCATGGAATATGCCGAACAGGGACGTAACGTGATAATCTCCCACCGCGAGATCCTGCAAGAGGAAAAAGCCAAGCATAAAGAAGGCCTGAAAGAAGTACTGAAAGAGGGGATGATAGTTACGGGCAAGGTCATGTCCCTGCACAATTTCGGCGCCTTCGTTGATATCGGCGGCATCCAGGGGTTGCTTCCCCTCTCTGAAATAGGTTGGGACAGAGCGGCTGATATTAATAGTCTGCTTGCGGTAGGAGATGAACTTTCTCTATCCATCTTAAAATTAGACTGGGATGCGGACAAAATTTCTTTGAGTCTCAAAGCCAACCTGGCCGATCCCTGGACAAATATCGAGAAAAACTTCTCCAAGGGGGCCTGCCTGACCGGTCGCGTCTCCTCCCTGACCAATTTCGGCGCCTTTGTCTCACTTTCGGCCGGCGTGGAAGGTCTCATCCATATTTCCAAACTGGCCAAAGGAAAACGCATCAAACATGCCAACGAAATACTCGCGAAAGGTCAGTCGGTAGAGGTGCGCATTGAAGCGATTGACGTTGAGAAAAAACGCATCTCCCTTACATTGGCTGCGACTGACGGCGAGGGGGCTGAGACGCCAGGAACAGGGGAAAATGCAGAGAAGGTCGAAGACCTGCTTAAATACATGGGAGAGGCAAAATCAACTTCCTTCGGTTCTCTGGGAGATCTGCTGAAATCAAAATATCCCCCAAAATCGAACCCCGATAAACGGGATAAGTAA